The following coding sequences are from one Pseudomonas oryzae window:
- a CDS encoding paraquat-inducible protein A: MSDPAVSSPTSLAELPLSQLMACHECDLLMRKPELDLEQRACCPRCGYELSSHRAHVELRSLALVLTALLLFLPANFLPIMQLNLLGQTTQDTVWSGVVGLYRSGMELVAGIVFLCSMVVPLLKLLCQLLVLLCIRWRVALKSGRWLFRSYYHLREWGMLEVYLMGILVSIVKLIDMADLTLGMGLFCFIGLLLAQVWLEVTMSPHQIWAALEDEEHARA, from the coding sequence ATGTCCGACCCCGCTGTCTCATCCCCCACGTCACTCGCCGAGCTGCCATTGTCGCAACTGATGGCCTGCCACGAGTGCGACTTGCTGATGCGAAAGCCTGAGCTGGATCTGGAGCAGAGAGCCTGTTGTCCACGCTGCGGCTATGAGTTGTCGTCTCACCGTGCCCATGTCGAATTGCGCAGTCTTGCGCTGGTGCTGACGGCCTTGCTGCTGTTCCTGCCGGCGAATTTCCTGCCGATCATGCAGCTCAATCTGCTGGGGCAGACCACTCAGGACACTGTATGGAGCGGAGTGGTTGGGCTTTACCGCAGTGGCATGGAGCTGGTCGCCGGGATCGTCTTTCTTTGCAGCATGGTGGTGCCGCTGCTCAAGCTCCTCTGCCAGTTGTTGGTGCTGTTGTGCATTCGCTGGCGGGTGGCGCTCAAGAGCGGGCGCTGGCTGTTCCGCTCGTATTACCATTTGCGCGAGTGGGGAATGCTGGAGGTCTACCTGATGGGGATCTTGGTCTCCATCGTCAAGCTGATCGACATGGCCGACCTGACGCTGGGCATGGGGCTGTTCTGCTTCATCGGACTTCTGCTGGCTCAGGTATGGCTGGAGGTCACCATGTCGCCGCACCAGATCTGGGCCGCGCTGGAGGATGAAGAGCATGCGCGCGCTTGA
- a CDS encoding paraquat-inducible protein A, whose translation MRALDAGILVCDECHQLNRWQPGEAQHCSRCEARLHPRRPNSIARTWALLLAAALLYVPANLLPIMTVSLFGLGSPATIMGGVMELIHAQMLPIALVVFVASILVPTFKLVGIALLLYSVQRHQPLSPRQRIIMFRFIEWIGRWSMLDIFVIAILVALVSFGNLASIEAGAGALAFAAVVVLTMLAAITFDPRLIWDNTDADDPHE comes from the coding sequence ATGCGCGCGCTTGATGCCGGCATTCTGGTGTGCGACGAATGCCACCAGCTCAATCGCTGGCAGCCAGGCGAGGCTCAGCACTGCAGCCGCTGCGAGGCCAGACTGCATCCCCGCCGGCCAAACAGCATTGCCCGTACCTGGGCGCTGCTGCTGGCTGCGGCCCTGCTTTATGTACCCGCCAACCTGCTGCCGATCATGACCGTCAGCCTGTTCGGCCTGGGCAGCCCGGCGACGATCATGGGGGGGGTGATGGAGCTTATCCACGCGCAGATGCTGCCGATCGCCCTGGTGGTATTCGTTGCCAGTATTCTTGTGCCGACCTTCAAGCTGGTCGGCATCGCCCTGCTGCTGTACTCGGTGCAGCGCCATCAGCCGCTTTCGCCACGCCAGCGGATCATCATGTTCCGCTTCATCGAGTGGATAGGGCGCTGGTCGATGCTGGATATCTTCGTCATCGCCATCCTCGTCGCGCTGGTCAGCTTCGGCAATCTGGCCAGCATCGAGGCAGGGGCCGGCGCCCTGGCGTTCGCGGCGGTGGTCGTGCTGACCATGCTGGCGGCCATTACCTTCGATCCCCGGCTGATCTGGGACAACACCGACGCAGATGATCCCCATGAGTGA
- a CDS encoding PqiB family protein — MSELAHPEIHKTSSWSAIWVLPLLALLIGLWLLWRALSEAGVEIMVHFPDGEGIQVNKTQVMYKGIAVGKVIDLHVSKDIQGVDAIIEINREAKDYLSAETRFWLVKPRVSLAGVTGLETLVSGIYIAVDPVRGEPAHEFTALREPPPLSDRLPGLHITLKADRLGSLDEGSPVFHRQIRVGQVKSYRLGEDQRTVEVQIYIEQPYAHLVRKHTRFWNASGVTFSGGLSGFKLRTESLVSIATGGIAFATPDHRADSPPTDPTIPFRLYEDFDAAEAGLKVALKLEDVSGLQPGRTPVMYNGVQVGTLKRIDMGKDFAQPMAELTMDPRTEELLLSGTEFWVVKPSISLAGITGLEALVQGNYLAVRFGKEGSPSREFAVRAKAPPLNVDAPGLHLVLSADRLGSLDIGSPVLYRQMRVGSVQSYQLSRERDRVVLGVHIEPDYAGLINRSTRFWNASGITLKGGLGGVEVKSESLQTLVLGGIAFETPDPAAPAVKRIERFPLYESEALALARGQLLELRVERGDGLREGTPLRYRGLDIGLVEEVRLSEDLGAVLLRVRVTAAEARVASAGSRFWVVRPELGLVRTANLDTLVSGPYLEVEPAPRAGERQTRFTVLPRAPQAVAEEPGLPLVLSASRRGSLKPGVAVTYREMAVGKVTRLDLGPTADRVLVHVLIEPRYASLVRGGSRFWNASGIGVDLGLLKGAQIRTESLEALLEGGIAFATPEQPGPVHPGQTFALFDEPQDEWLRWAPKIPLPP; from the coding sequence ATGAGTGAACTTGCCCACCCCGAGATCCACAAGACCAGCAGTTGGTCGGCCATCTGGGTGCTCCCCCTGCTGGCCTTGCTCATCGGCCTCTGGCTGCTCTGGCGAGCCCTGAGCGAAGCTGGGGTGGAGATCATGGTGCACTTCCCCGATGGCGAAGGCATCCAGGTCAACAAGACCCAGGTCATGTACAAGGGCATCGCCGTGGGCAAGGTCATCGACCTGCATGTCAGCAAGGACATCCAGGGCGTCGATGCCATCATCGAGATCAACCGCGAGGCGAAGGACTACCTCAGCGCGGAAACCCGCTTCTGGCTGGTCAAGCCGCGGGTCTCGCTGGCCGGGGTCACCGGTCTGGAAACCCTGGTGTCCGGTATCTACATCGCCGTCGATCCGGTCAGGGGCGAGCCGGCCCATGAGTTCACCGCGCTTCGGGAGCCGCCGCCGCTTTCCGACCGCCTGCCGGGTCTGCACATCACCCTCAAGGCCGATCGGTTGGGCTCGCTCGACGAGGGCAGCCCGGTATTCCATCGACAGATCCGCGTCGGCCAGGTGAAGAGCTACCGGCTGGGCGAGGACCAGCGCACCGTCGAAGTGCAGATCTACATCGAGCAGCCCTATGCACACCTGGTGCGCAAGCACACACGCTTCTGGAACGCCAGCGGCGTCACTTTCAGTGGCGGACTATCCGGCTTCAAGCTGCGCACCGAGTCGCTGGTGAGCATAGCCACCGGCGGCATTGCCTTTGCCACCCCGGACCATCGGGCGGATAGTCCGCCCACCGACCCGACCATTCCGTTCCGTCTCTACGAGGATTTCGATGCCGCCGAGGCCGGCCTCAAGGTTGCCTTGAAGCTCGAGGATGTCAGCGGCCTGCAGCCTGGGCGCACCCCGGTGATGTACAACGGTGTGCAGGTAGGCACCTTGAAGAGGATCGACATGGGCAAGGATTTTGCTCAACCGATGGCCGAGCTGACCATGGATCCGCGTACCGAGGAGCTGTTGCTGTCCGGCACCGAGTTCTGGGTGGTCAAGCCATCGATTTCCCTGGCCGGCATCACCGGCCTGGAGGCGCTGGTACAGGGCAACTACCTGGCAGTGCGCTTTGGCAAGGAGGGTTCGCCATCCCGCGAGTTCGCCGTGCGGGCGAAGGCGCCGCCGCTGAATGTGGATGCTCCCGGGCTGCATCTGGTGCTGTCCGCCGATCGACTGGGCTCCCTGGACATCGGCAGTCCGGTGCTCTACCGGCAGATGCGCGTCGGCAGCGTGCAAAGCTACCAGCTGTCCCGTGAGCGCGACCGCGTGGTGCTGGGCGTGCACATCGAGCCGGACTACGCGGGATTGATCAACAGATCCACCCGCTTCTGGAATGCCAGTGGCATCACCCTCAAGGGAGGGCTGGGGGGCGTCGAGGTGAAGAGCGAGTCGCTGCAGACACTGGTGCTCGGTGGCATCGCCTTCGAAACCCCCGATCCGGCCGCTCCCGCAGTGAAGCGGATCGAGCGCTTCCCGCTGTACGAGTCCGAGGCCTTGGCCCTCGCGCGCGGCCAGTTGCTCGAGCTGCGCGTCGAGCGCGGCGATGGCCTGCGCGAGGGCACGCCGCTGCGTTATCGCGGTCTGGATATCGGCCTGGTCGAGGAGGTGCGTCTCAGCGAAGATCTGGGCGCGGTGCTGCTCCGGGTCCGGGTCACCGCCGCCGAGGCCCGCGTCGCCAGTGCCGGCAGCCGGTTCTGGGTGGTGCGCCCGGAGCTCGGCCTGGTGCGCACGGCCAACCTCGACACCCTGGTGAGCGGACCCTACCTCGAGGTCGAACCGGCGCCCCGGGCCGGCGAGCGGCAGACGCGCTTCACCGTCCTGCCCCGGGCACCCCAGGCGGTTGCCGAGGAGCCGGGGTTGCCACTGGTGCTCAGTGCCAGCCGGCGCGGCTCGCTCAAGCCCGGCGTCGCCGTCACCTATCGCGAGATGGCGGTGGGCAAGGTCACCCGCCTCGACCTGGGGCCCACCGCCGACCGCGTGTTGGTGCACGTCCTGATCGAGCCGCGCTACGCGTCGCTGGTGCGCGGCGGCAGCCGCTTCTGGAACGCCAGCGGCATCGGGGTCGATCTCGGCCTGCTCAAGGGCGCGCAGATCCGTACCGAGTCGCTGGAGGCGCTGCTCGAGGGCGGCATCGCCTTCGCCACGCCGGAGCAGCCCGGTCCGGTCCATCCCGGCCAGACCTTCGCCCTGTTCGATGAGCCACAGGACGAGTGGTTGCGCTGGGCGCCGAAAATTCCACTGCCGCCGTGA
- a CDS encoding 2-isopropylmalate synthase yields MSNDRVIIFDTTLRDGEQSPGASMTKEEKLRIAKALERMRVDVIEAGFAIASPGDFEAVKAIAETIKDSTVCSLSRALDGDIERAAEALKNANSGRIHTFIATSPIHMQYKLRMQPDQVIEQAVRAVKKARSLCGDVEFSCEDAGRSEIDFLCRIIEAAIDAGARTINIPDTVGYAIPHQYADTIRQLLERIPNADKAVFSVHCHNDLGLAVANSLAAVVAGARQVECTINGLGERAGNAALEEIVMAIKTRKDLLGVYTNIETEHILSTSRMVSGITGFPVQPNKAIVGANAFAHESGIHQDGVLKHRETYEIMRAQDVGWNANKMVMGKHSGRNAFRARLEELGIVLPGEAELNAAFARFKELADKKHEIFDEDLQALVSDSLGEEAPEHFKLAFLEVASKTGEVPQAQLVLSVDGVEHKASASGAGPVDATFKAIEAIVQSQANLQLYSVNAITQGTDSQGEVTVRLEKGGRIVNGNGADTDILAASAKAYLNALNLMQAGGHKTHPQAADV; encoded by the coding sequence ATGAGCAACGACCGCGTCATCATTTTCGACACCACGCTGCGCGACGGCGAGCAGAGTCCCGGCGCGTCCATGACCAAGGAAGAGAAGCTGCGCATCGCCAAGGCGCTGGAGCGCATGCGCGTCGACGTGATCGAGGCCGGCTTCGCCATCGCCAGCCCGGGCGACTTCGAGGCGGTCAAGGCGATTGCCGAGACGATCAAGGACAGCACCGTGTGCAGCCTGTCGCGTGCGCTGGACGGCGACATCGAGCGCGCCGCCGAGGCCCTCAAGAACGCCAATTCCGGACGCATCCACACCTTCATCGCCACCAGCCCGATCCACATGCAGTACAAGCTGCGCATGCAGCCGGACCAGGTGATCGAGCAGGCCGTGCGGGCGGTGAAGAAGGCGCGCAGCCTGTGCGGCGACGTGGAGTTCTCCTGCGAGGACGCCGGCCGCTCGGAAATCGACTTCCTCTGCCGGATCATCGAGGCGGCCATCGACGCCGGCGCGCGCACCATCAACATCCCGGATACCGTCGGCTACGCCATCCCGCACCAGTATGCCGATACCATCCGCCAGCTGCTCGAGCGCATCCCCAACGCCGACAAGGCGGTGTTCTCGGTGCACTGCCACAACGACCTCGGCCTGGCCGTGGCCAACTCGCTGGCCGCCGTGGTCGCCGGTGCGCGCCAGGTCGAGTGCACCATCAACGGCCTGGGCGAGCGCGCCGGCAACGCCGCGCTGGAAGAGATCGTCATGGCGATCAAGACGCGCAAGGACCTGCTCGGCGTCTACACCAACATCGAGACCGAACACATCCTCAGCACCTCGCGCATGGTGTCCGGCATCACCGGCTTCCCGGTGCAGCCGAACAAGGCCATCGTCGGCGCCAACGCCTTCGCCCACGAGTCGGGCATCCACCAGGACGGCGTGCTCAAGCACCGCGAGACCTACGAGATCATGCGCGCCCAGGACGTCGGCTGGAACGCCAACAAGATGGTCATGGGCAAGCACTCCGGGCGCAACGCCTTCCGCGCCCGTCTCGAGGAGCTGGGCATCGTTCTGCCCGGCGAGGCCGAGCTGAACGCCGCGTTCGCCCGCTTCAAGGAGCTGGCCGACAAGAAGCACGAGATCTTCGACGAGGACCTGCAGGCGCTGGTCTCCGACAGCCTCGGCGAGGAAGCGCCGGAGCACTTCAAGCTGGCCTTCCTCGAGGTGGCGAGCAAGACCGGCGAGGTGCCGCAAGCGCAGCTGGTGCTCAGCGTCGACGGTGTCGAACACAAGGCCAGCGCCAGTGGCGCCGGTCCGGTGGACGCCACCTTCAAGGCCATCGAGGCAATCGTCCAGTCGCAGGCCAACCTGCAGCTGTACTCGGTCAACGCCATCACCCAGGGCACTGACTCCCAGGGCGAGGTGACCGTGCGGCTGGAGAAGGGCGGACGCATCGTCAACGGCAATGGCGCCGACACCGACATCCTCGCCGCCTCCGCCAAGGCCTACCTGAACGCGCTGAACCTGATGCAGGCCGGCGGCCACAAGACCCACCCGCAGGCAGCCGACGTTTGA
- the rimI gene encoding ribosomal protein S18-alanine N-acetyltransferase, with translation MTDAVSFRRMSADDLDAVLKIEYAAFSHPWTRGIFTDALNSYECWLMFEGSQQVGHGVINLIADEAHLLNITVKPESQGRGLGLRLLTHLMQRARERGGNECFLEVRASNQSAYRLYERFGFNEIGRRRDYYPATGGREDALVMACPLFD, from the coding sequence ATGACTGATGCGGTAAGTTTCCGGCGCATGAGCGCCGACGACCTGGATGCGGTACTCAAGATCGAATACGCCGCCTTCAGCCATCCCTGGACGCGCGGCATCTTCACCGATGCGCTCAACTCCTACGAATGCTGGCTGATGTTCGAAGGCAGCCAGCAGGTCGGCCACGGGGTGATCAACCTGATCGCCGACGAGGCGCACCTGCTCAACATCACCGTCAAGCCGGAGAGCCAGGGCCGCGGCCTCGGTCTGCGCCTGCTCACCCACCTGATGCAGCGCGCCCGTGAGCGCGGTGGCAACGAGTGTTTCCTCGAGGTGCGCGCCTCCAACCAGTCGGCCTACCGTCTGTACGAGCGTTTCGGCTTCAACGAGATCGGCCGGCGGCGTGATTACTATCCCGCCACGGGCGGACGCGAGGACGCCCTGGTGATGGCCTGCCCGCTGTTCGACTGA
- a CDS encoding flavin monoamine oxidase family protein codes for MTLQTAEVIVVGAGLSGLTAAWRLAWAGKDVRVLEATGDLGGRIRTRQFADGMPVELGSGGIGARQVRVRQLTQELGLALQAPTVQPCGFDQLYRQALAARGWLARQQLGHLWRKLEQQAAQLPPEPSAEHGLARELDTRSLAAWLEQRWLGGEARRLAGQMAERLFAAPPSVSLLQAQLQLRRQGGRAGLLELRLGAQERPAAGMRAICVALAQRLGDSLVLDTPLLAVEQDARGVELVTAGARYRAEQVVLALPALLLARLGFAPALPGWYELGLRQLLPQASLDVQLRYERPFWRARLPHVALPHCAGDCLLIEQPPVLAGEGALRVRLTGELARRCLALAASARQALLLDTLGVLLGEPARTPLECLLQCWADEPFLRCAEPYWPAGGWSVQAPLLSRPLGRVHFAGADLALRWPGTLEGAVEAGERAAEEVLALG; via the coding sequence ATGACGCTGCAAACCGCCGAGGTGATCGTGGTCGGCGCCGGCCTGTCCGGGCTGACGGCTGCCTGGCGTCTGGCCTGGGCCGGCAAGGACGTGCGCGTGCTGGAGGCCACGGGCGATCTCGGTGGGCGTATCCGCACCCGCCAGTTTGCCGACGGCATGCCGGTGGAGCTGGGCTCCGGTGGTATCGGCGCTCGCCAGGTGCGCGTTCGCCAGCTGACCCAGGAGCTGGGGCTCGCGCTGCAGGCGCCGACCGTCCAGCCCTGCGGCTTCGATCAGCTGTATCGCCAGGCGCTGGCCGCGCGCGGCTGGCTCGCCCGCCAGCAGCTCGGACACCTGTGGCGGAAGCTCGAGCAGCAGGCCGCCCAACTGCCGCCGGAGCCCTCCGCCGAGCACGGTCTGGCTCGCGAGCTGGACACTCGCAGCCTGGCCGCTTGGCTGGAGCAGCGCTGGCTGGGCGGCGAGGCGCGCCGGCTGGCCGGGCAGATGGCCGAGCGGCTGTTCGCCGCCCCGCCATCCGTGTCCCTGCTGCAGGCGCAGTTGCAGCTGCGCCGCCAGGGCGGGCGTGCCGGATTGCTGGAGCTGCGCCTGGGCGCGCAGGAGCGGCCGGCGGCCGGCATGCGGGCGATCTGCGTCGCCCTGGCCCAGCGTCTGGGCGACTCCCTCGTGCTCGATACGCCACTGCTGGCAGTCGAGCAGGATGCTCGTGGCGTCGAGCTGGTCACGGCGGGCGCACGTTATCGCGCCGAGCAGGTGGTGCTGGCGTTGCCGGCCTTGCTGCTGGCGCGGCTCGGCTTTGCCCCGGCGCTGCCCGGCTGGTACGAGCTTGGCCTGCGCCAGCTGCTGCCGCAGGCCTCCCTGGATGTCCAGTTGCGCTACGAGCGGCCGTTCTGGCGCGCGCGTCTGCCCCATGTCGCCTTGCCGCACTGCGCCGGTGACTGCCTGCTGATCGAGCAGCCGCCCGTGCTTGCGGGGGAGGGGGCGCTGCGCGTGCGGCTGACTGGCGAGCTGGCCAGGCGTTGCCTGGCGCTGGCGGCGTCGGCGCGCCAGGCCCTGCTGCTGGATACCCTCGGCGTCCTGCTCGGCGAGCCGGCGCGCACGCCGCTGGAGTGCCTGCTGCAGTGCTGGGCCGACGAGCCGTTCCTGCGCTGTGCGGAGCCCTACTGGCCGGCCGGCGGCTGGAGCGTGCAGGCGCCGCTGCTGAGCCGCCCGCTGGGGCGCGTGCACTTCGCCGGCGCCGACCTGGCCCTGCGCTGGCCAGGCACCCTCGAGGGCGCGGTGGAGGCCGGCGAGCGCGCCGCCGAGGAAGTCCTGGCCCTGGGCTGA
- a CDS encoding DMT family transporter, whose protein sequence is MNLRHLWAAAGLLLSCLCWAGNALVARAVADSIPPMSLAFWRWSLALGLLLPFVARPLWTLRVQIRAAGWRLWLVAVLGIASYNSLLYHAAHSTSAINITLLNTCLPLATFLGAGLLLGEWPARRAWFGMAVAAAGLLLLIGRGELATFRALDFYPGDLLMLLAVAAWALYSLLMRLWGPRFGLPPLPLLGVMILFGLGMMLPFYLFELLRVGGFAPTAGNLAAIGYTALFASLLAYLAWNHGLKVLGAARASLFSYLMPVFAALLAWLLLDERLAFYHWLGGALIFAGLLLATRPVRSVADLQRSAE, encoded by the coding sequence ATGAACCTGCGCCATCTGTGGGCCGCTGCCGGACTGTTGCTGTCCTGCCTGTGCTGGGCCGGCAACGCCCTGGTGGCGCGGGCGGTGGCCGACAGCATCCCGCCGATGTCGCTGGCGTTCTGGCGCTGGTCGCTGGCGCTGGGACTGCTGCTGCCCTTCGTCGCACGCCCGCTCTGGACGCTGCGCGTGCAGATCCGCGCCGCCGGTTGGCGCCTGTGGCTGGTCGCCGTGCTGGGCATCGCCAGCTACAACTCGCTGCTTTACCACGCCGCGCACAGCACCTCGGCGATCAACATCACCCTGCTCAACACCTGCCTGCCGCTCGCCACCTTCCTCGGCGCGGGACTGCTGCTCGGCGAGTGGCCGGCGCGGCGTGCCTGGTTCGGCATGGCGGTGGCCGCCGCTGGCCTGCTGCTGCTGATCGGGCGTGGCGAGCTGGCGACCTTCCGCGCCCTCGACTTCTACCCCGGCGATCTGCTCATGCTGCTGGCGGTGGCGGCCTGGGCCCTGTATTCGCTGCTGATGCGCCTGTGGGGGCCGCGCTTCGGGCTGCCGCCGCTGCCGTTGCTGGGCGTGATGATCCTGTTCGGCCTGGGCATGATGCTGCCGTTCTACCTGTTCGAACTGCTGCGCGTCGGCGGTTTCGCGCCGACTGCGGGCAACCTCGCCGCGATCGGCTATACCGCGCTGTTCGCCTCGCTGCTCGCCTATCTGGCCTGGAACCACGGACTCAAGGTGCTGGGCGCGGCGCGCGCCTCGCTGTTCAGCTACCTGATGCCGGTGTTCGCGGCACTGCTCGCCTGGCTGCTGCTGGACGAGCGCCTGGCCTTCTACCACTGGCTGGGCGGGGCGCTGATCTTCGCCGGCCTGCTGCTGGCCACCCGCCCGGTCAGGAGTGTCGCGGACCTTCAACGCAGCGCCGAGTAG